In Deltaproteobacteria bacterium, a single genomic region encodes these proteins:
- a CDS encoding metallophosphoesterase, protein MKAGILSDSHDQRAPVDAALALFRAEGVGAVLHLGDVCDPGILSGYEELGVPLHGVFGNNDHRRDAFRGESRFDFREGPVILTVSDRKVLMAHSFDELRGELGGSGRFDLVLFGHTHRPMTMRVGRALVLNPGETCGFMKGKPTCAVVDLATMEARIVDIPLPPSG, encoded by the coding sequence GTGAAGGCCGGCATTCTCTCCGATTCCCACGACCAGCGCGCCCCCGTCGACGCTGCGCTTGCGCTCTTCCGCGCGGAAGGGGTCGGCGCCGTCCTTCACCTGGGGGATGTCTGCGACCCCGGGATCCTCTCCGGGTACGAGGAGCTGGGGGTCCCGCTCCACGGCGTCTTCGGGAACAACGACCACCGGCGGGACGCGTTCCGCGGCGAATCCCGCTTCGACTTCCGCGAGGGGCCGGTTATCCTGACCGTGTCGGATCGCAAGGTCCTGATGGCGCACTCCTTCGACGAGCTGCGGGGAGAGCTGGGAGGGAGCGGGCGGTTCGACCTCGTCCTGTTCGGACACACCCACCGGCCCATGACGATGCGCGTCGGGCGCGCCCTCGTGCTGAACCCGGGCGAGACGTGCGGCTTCATGAAGGGAAAGCCCACGTGCGCGGTGGTGGACCTCGCGACGATGGAGGCCCGGATCGTGGACATCCCCCTCCCCCCTTCCGGCTGA
- the glnD gene encoding [protein-PII] uridylyltransferase, which produces MAPPHLPSLSPELSRADVSDREFVGRMKEFLQTTHAVLREEQRTCLCGGISSCRKYSDAVDAVISALYDRARARFFAGAPDLQYRMAVVAVGGYGRNELCPKSDVDLLFLHRYKVDRYVESMTESMLYPLWDLGLEVGHSVRNVKETIRLGAADDSIRTSLMDFRFVAGDRDLLVESSKELERFLYYNGGDKFIDKKIAEMRSRHARVGSTVYLLEPNVKEGRGGLRDLQTAVWAARVKYKCRDLVELRQKGVINTQSVEGLRHVMDYLLRVRNELHYILGKKSDVLTFEAQEQLAERFRYRPLGGSHAVERFMKAYYLHAASSSQLSEEVLEEVGRFLPEEGARKPFFFLKRKLVGAEGILYKGKMQIKDRGSLEKEPIRILEFFRSMQRTRSSMSLQAKRTIQRALPAVGAEFREDRQAARLFLEILSDPVHLRETLLAMNESRFLGRYVPEFAPLYCKVLRDVYHVYTADIHSIRCASVLARIGTAEHRTREEEEFHRIHSTVRNKALLALATLFHDIGKGKGHGHSRIGAEIVAHIGKRWDLPDDDVSDLVFLVEQHLLMAHVSQRRDLHDIELILSFTETVGSSARLDQLYLLTYADMREVGPEVWTQWKAMLLAELYEKGRNVLEQGVLKHPFEEMVVRRRQQVAEWLRDEPAETVARFVSRVDDRYVLSTPDGRFVDHCRFLARFDGRTPIVETIDAPESGVTEFVLLCPDQRGIFARIAGTLSANGVNILNASVSTTIDGVALDTFYVNHRGKSLAGDPKKERVVADLLRVLRGEVSVEALLADPKVGKFVRDKVPKYRPTRVNFDNTVSSRYTVVDIFTYDRIGLLYDITSTLAGLGIDIHLSKISTKADQVADVFYVVDRDGRKITDPARQEETRAALLASIGANG; this is translated from the coding sequence ATGGCTCCTCCCCACCTGCCATCCCTTTCCCCCGAACTCTCCCGGGCGGACGTCTCCGACCGGGAGTTCGTCGGCAGGATGAAGGAGTTCCTCCAGACCACCCACGCCGTCCTGCGCGAGGAGCAGCGGACCTGCCTCTGCGGCGGCATCTCCTCCTGCCGGAAATATTCGGATGCGGTCGACGCGGTCATCTCCGCCCTCTACGACCGCGCACGCGCCCGGTTCTTCGCCGGCGCGCCCGACCTCCAGTACCGCATGGCGGTGGTCGCCGTGGGGGGGTACGGGCGGAACGAGCTGTGCCCGAAATCCGACGTCGACCTGCTGTTCCTGCACCGCTACAAGGTGGACCGGTACGTCGAGTCGATGACCGAATCGATGCTCTACCCCCTGTGGGACCTGGGACTGGAGGTCGGACACAGCGTCCGCAACGTGAAGGAGACGATCCGATTGGGCGCCGCCGACGACTCCATCCGGACCTCCCTCATGGACTTCCGGTTCGTCGCCGGCGACCGGGATCTCCTGGTCGAGTCGTCGAAGGAGCTCGAGCGATTCCTCTACTACAACGGCGGCGACAAATTCATCGACAAGAAGATCGCCGAAATGCGGTCCCGGCACGCCCGGGTGGGGTCCACCGTCTACCTGCTGGAGCCCAACGTCAAGGAGGGGCGCGGCGGCCTGCGCGACCTGCAGACGGCGGTCTGGGCGGCGAGGGTCAAGTACAAGTGCCGGGACCTCGTGGAGCTTCGGCAGAAGGGCGTGATCAACACGCAGTCGGTCGAGGGGCTGCGGCACGTCATGGACTACCTCCTGCGCGTGCGGAACGAGCTCCACTACATCCTCGGGAAGAAGTCGGATGTGCTGACGTTCGAGGCGCAGGAGCAGCTCGCGGAACGGTTCCGGTATCGGCCGCTGGGCGGGAGCCACGCCGTGGAGCGGTTCATGAAGGCGTACTACCTTCACGCCGCGTCCTCGTCGCAGCTGTCCGAGGAGGTCCTCGAGGAGGTGGGGCGGTTCCTCCCGGAGGAGGGCGCGCGCAAGCCGTTCTTCTTCCTCAAGCGGAAACTCGTCGGCGCGGAGGGGATCCTCTACAAGGGAAAGATGCAGATCAAGGATCGCGGCTCGCTGGAGAAGGAACCGATCCGGATCCTCGAATTCTTCCGCTCGATGCAGAGGACCCGCTCGTCGATGTCCCTGCAGGCGAAGCGGACCATCCAGCGGGCGCTCCCCGCCGTGGGGGCGGAGTTCCGGGAGGACCGGCAGGCGGCCCGCCTCTTCCTCGAGATCCTCTCCGACCCGGTCCATCTCCGGGAGACGCTCCTGGCGATGAACGAGAGCCGGTTCCTCGGGAGGTACGTCCCCGAGTTCGCGCCCCTCTACTGCAAGGTGCTGCGCGACGTCTACCACGTCTACACGGCGGACATCCACTCCATCCGGTGCGCCAGCGTCCTGGCCCGGATCGGGACGGCGGAGCACCGGACGCGGGAGGAGGAGGAGTTCCACCGGATCCACTCGACGGTCCGCAACAAGGCGCTGCTCGCCCTGGCGACCCTGTTCCACGACATCGGGAAGGGGAAGGGGCACGGGCACTCCCGGATCGGGGCGGAGATCGTCGCGCACATCGGGAAGCGATGGGACCTTCCGGACGACGACGTCTCGGACCTCGTCTTCCTCGTCGAGCAGCACCTGCTGATGGCGCACGTGTCGCAGCGGCGCGACCTGCACGACATCGAGCTGATCCTGTCCTTCACCGAGACGGTGGGAAGCTCGGCCCGCCTCGACCAGCTCTACCTGCTGACGTACGCGGACATGCGGGAAGTGGGCCCGGAAGTCTGGACCCAGTGGAAGGCGATGCTCCTGGCCGAACTGTACGAAAAGGGGCGCAACGTCCTCGAGCAGGGGGTGCTCAAGCACCCCTTCGAGGAGATGGTCGTGCGGCGCCGGCAGCAGGTGGCCGAGTGGCTCCGGGACGAGCCGGCGGAAACCGTGGCGCGCTTCGTCTCCCGGGTGGACGACCGGTACGTCCTTTCCACGCCGGACGGACGTTTCGTGGACCATTGCCGGTTCCTCGCGCGGTTCGACGGGAGGACGCCCATCGTGGAGACGATCGACGCGCCGGAATCGGGCGTGACGGAGTTCGTCCTCCTGTGCCCCGACCAGCGGGGGATCTTCGCCCGGATCGCCGGGACGCTCTCCGCCAACGGGGTGAACATCCTGAACGCGTCGGTCTCCACGACGATCGACGGGGTGGCGCTCGACACCTTCTACGTGAACCACCGCGGGAAGAGCCTGGCGGGGGACCCGAAGAAGGAGCGGGTGGTCGCGGACCTGTTGCGCGTCCTGCGCGGGGAGGTTTCCGTGGAGGCGCTCCTGGCCGACCCGAAGGTGGGGAAATTCGTCCGGGACAAGGTCCCGAAGTACCGCCCCACGAGAGTCAACTTCGACAACACGGTCTCCTCGCGCTACACGGTCGTGGACATCTTCACCTACGACCGGATCGGGCTGCTCTACGACATCACCAGCACGCTGGCCGGGCTCGGGATCGACATCCACCTCTCGAAAATCTCGACGAAGGCGGACCAGGTGGCGGACGTCTTCTACGTGGTCGACCGGGACGGCCGGAAGATCACGGACCCGGCGCGGCAGGAGGAGACCCGCGCCGCCCTTCTCGCCTCCATCGGGGCGAACGGGTGA
- a CDS encoding N-acetylmuramoyl-L-alanine amidase, whose protein sequence is MTFQSRHLVAALVAVGVLSAPVFRAAAAPPAPPVVSDIRAWTSEIYTRVAIDTGEEVAWQANTLPADAKNGLPPRIFIDLKGAGIRREILRKPVEVRNGLLRQVRAGRFSRDTVRVVIDLERPSSHRVFALQDPYRIIVDIDGEGEIPVPPPEPAAASGPPPPVPASENAAEPAAPAEAAPVAATEAPRKAESPPAPSARRHKVRVMIDPGHGGKDPGAIGPGGLKEKDVVLAIGRMVREKLSRSGEYDVRMTRDDDTYLPLEERTAMANHGRADLFVSLHINASRNRRAEGFSTYVLSRGAGNREDLELAARENGVPVAKLTGVKFIIDDIFTGARKNESLRLAKTVNDAIVRHVSARFGGVQNLGLKQAPFYVLVGARMTAVLVESSFISNAREEARLRDPAYLERIADGVAEAVRYYGQNGILARSDS, encoded by the coding sequence TTGACGTTCCAAAGTCGACACCTCGTCGCGGCCCTGGTGGCCGTCGGTGTCCTCAGCGCCCCGGTTTTCCGGGCCGCCGCCGCGCCCCCCGCCCCCCCCGTCGTCTCCGACATCCGCGCCTGGACCAGCGAGATCTACACCCGCGTGGCGATCGACACGGGAGAAGAGGTCGCGTGGCAGGCGAACACGCTCCCGGCCGACGCGAAGAATGGGCTTCCTCCCCGGATCTTCATCGACCTCAAGGGCGCCGGGATCCGCCGGGAGATCCTGCGCAAACCGGTCGAGGTGCGCAACGGCCTCCTGCGGCAGGTGCGCGCCGGCCGCTTCAGCAGGGACACCGTCCGCGTGGTGATCGACCTGGAGCGCCCGAGCAGCCACCGGGTGTTCGCCCTCCAGGATCCGTACCGGATCATCGTGGACATCGACGGGGAAGGGGAGATCCCGGTCCCGCCGCCGGAACCCGCGGCGGCGAGCGGACCCCCGCCTCCCGTCCCGGCGTCGGAGAACGCGGCGGAACCTGCGGCGCCGGCCGAGGCCGCTCCGGTCGCAGCGACGGAGGCGCCCCGGAAGGCGGAAAGCCCGCCCGCCCCCTCCGCCAGGCGGCACAAGGTCCGCGTGATGATCGACCCGGGGCACGGCGGGAAGGACCCGGGCGCGATCGGCCCGGGCGGGCTCAAGGAAAAGGACGTGGTGCTCGCCATCGGGCGAATGGTCCGGGAGAAGCTCTCCCGCTCCGGCGAGTACGATGTCCGGATGACCCGGGACGACGACACCTACCTCCCGCTCGAGGAGCGCACGGCGATGGCCAACCACGGCCGCGCCGACCTCTTCGTCTCCCTCCACATCAACGCCAGCCGCAACCGGCGCGCGGAGGGGTTTTCGACCTACGTGCTGTCGCGGGGGGCCGGGAACCGGGAGGACCTCGAGCTCGCCGCGCGCGAAAACGGCGTGCCGGTCGCCAAGCTCACCGGGGTGAAGTTCATCATCGACGACATCTTCACCGGCGCCCGCAAGAACGAGTCGCTCCGCCTCGCCAAGACCGTGAACGACGCGATCGTCCGGCACGTATCGGCCCGCTTCGGCGGGGTGCAGAACCTGGGCCTCAAGCAGGCCCCGTTCTACGTCCTGGTCGGGGCGAGGATGACCGCGGTCCTCGTCGAATCCTCCTTCATCAGCAACGCCCGCGAGGAGGCGCGCCTGCGCGACCCGGCGTACCTGGAGCGGATCGCGGACGGCGTGGCGGAGGCGGTCCGGTACTACGGGCAGAACGGGATCCTCGCCCGTTCCGATTCCTGA
- a CDS encoding site-specific tyrosine recombinase XerD — translation MDNDALAESFLLHLSTERRLSPNTLESYGADLRRFVDFLEEKGIDARAFSRSGFLAYLTGLREGGLSARSSARHVSTLRSFYRFLVREGRLDEDPISEVRAPRIGRPLPNLLTFSEVERLLAAPDGARAEGRRDRAILYLMYATGLRVSEIVSLRLENLVENRDDPESSFLRVIGKGSKERMVPVAPIAFDVLREYLRNGRPELLGNRSSNHLFATRRGRNLPPSVRRGGRDRPLITRQTVWNRIAFWAREAGISHRISPHALRHSFASHLLERGADLRVVQVLLGHADIATTQIYTHVTSERLRDIHRKHHPRG, via the coding sequence ATGGACAACGACGCCCTCGCCGAATCGTTCCTGCTCCATCTTTCCACGGAGCGCCGCCTCTCTCCGAACACGCTCGAATCGTACGGCGCCGACCTGCGCCGCTTCGTCGACTTCCTCGAGGAGAAGGGGATCGACGCCCGGGCGTTTTCGCGATCCGGTTTCCTCGCGTACCTGACCGGCCTCCGCGAAGGGGGGCTGTCGGCCCGCTCGTCGGCGAGGCACGTGTCCACCCTGCGCTCCTTCTACCGGTTCCTCGTCCGGGAGGGTCGCCTGGACGAGGACCCGATCTCGGAGGTCCGCGCGCCGCGGATCGGGCGCCCCCTGCCGAACCTCCTCACGTTCTCCGAGGTGGAACGACTGCTCGCGGCGCCCGACGGCGCCAGGGCGGAGGGAAGACGCGACCGGGCGATCCTGTATCTCATGTACGCCACGGGCCTCCGGGTGTCGGAGATCGTGTCGCTCCGGCTCGAAAACCTCGTGGAGAACCGGGACGATCCCGAGTCGAGCTTCCTGCGCGTCATCGGCAAGGGGAGCAAGGAGCGGATGGTGCCCGTGGCCCCCATCGCGTTCGACGTCCTGCGGGAGTACCTGCGGAACGGCAGGCCCGAGCTGCTGGGAAATCGAAGCAGCAACCACCTCTTCGCGACGCGAAGGGGGCGGAACCTTCCGCCGTCCGTCCGGCGGGGGGGGAGGGACCGCCCGCTGATCACCCGGCAGACCGTGTGGAACCGGATCGCCTTCTGGGCGCGGGAGGCGGGGATCTCCCACAGGATATCCCCCCACGCGCTTCGCCACTCCTTCGCCAGCCACCTGCTGGAGCGGGGAGCGGACCTGCGCGTCGTCCAGGTGCTGCTGGGCCACGCCGACATCGCCACCACGCAGATCTACACCCACGTCACCTCCGAGCGCCTTCGGGACATCCACCGCAAGCACCACCCCCGCGGCTGA